In Mytilus galloprovincialis chromosome 1, xbMytGall1.hap1.1, whole genome shotgun sequence, the following are encoded in one genomic region:
- the LOC143072401 gene encoding protein YIPF1-like: protein MDTKVDVEDEIDTSKLEFQDFPQDKGKVQTHTFTDFPHTAESDEDDVYDKSELLKEEKTESKVSFWTFEYYQQFFDVESKDVLQRVLGSMFPHPNRNYLKTKIRPNPDLYGPFWICTTLVFTTAIAGNLANYLSMGSSADYNWKYDFHKVSFAATAIFSYWWILPGVIFGFLWWSGNQIGYTFLEILCVYGYSLAIFIPISILWVVQFNWFQWLLVILGTVLSGGVLVFIFLPAVRESTKKYTWALIVIIFLLHASLAVGFKLYFFHIPQSSNMDSLTNTTTPLNFKIHTTPLPLKQFAKEINSPTTKKPKNEQEKKKNDGNNLKDAGNGKEALKKITTPQKSSISNSNAKSAPPVKRSSSNNG from the exons gATACAAGTAAATTAGAGTTTCAAG attttccTCAAGATAAAGGAAAAGTACAGACTCATACATTTACAGACTTTCCTCACACAGCAGAATCTGATGAGGATGATGTGTATGATAAATCAGAG CTTctcaaagaagaaaaaacagaatCAAAAGTGTCATTCTGGACATTTGAGTATTATCAACAGTTTTTTGATGTAGAAAGTAAAGATGTACTACAGAGAGTATTGGGATCTATGTTTCCACATCCAAACAGGAATtatctaaaaacaaaaatcaGACCAAATCCTGATTTATATG gACCATTCTGGATCTGTACAACATTAGTGTTTACTACAGCTATAGCTGGTAACCTAGCCAATTATCTATCTATGGGTAGTTCTGCAGATTATAACTGGAAATATGATTTTCACAAAG taTCATTTGCTGCTACAGCTATATTTAGCTATTGGTGGATTCTCCCTGGAGTTATTTTTGGATTTCTGTGGTGGTCAGGGAATCAGATTGGATATACATTCCTAGAAATCTTATGTGTTTATGGTTACTCACTTGCTATTTTTATTCCTATATCA atatTATGGGTGGTACAGTTTAACTGGTTCCAATGGTTGTTAGTTATACTAGGGACTGTTTTATCAGGAGGAGTattagtatttatatttttacctgctGTTCGAGAATCTACAAAGAAGTATACCTGGGCTTTGATTGTGATCATATTTTTACTGCATGCTTCATTAGCAGTAGGGTTTAAG ttgtacTTTTTCCACATTCCTCAGTCATCAAATATGGACTCATTAACTAATACAACAACACCACTAAATTTCAAGATCCACACAACACCTTTACCACTGAAACAATTTGCAAAGGAAATTAATTCTCCTACAACTAAAAAGCCAAAAAATGaacaagaaaagaagaaaaatgatggaaataatttaaaagatgcTGGCAATGGAAAAGAAGCACTGAAAAAAATAACTACTCCTCAAAAGAGTAGTATAAGCAACTCAAATGCAAAAAGTGCACCACCAGTAAAACGATCTTCATCAAATAATGGAtaa